A stretch of the Aegilops tauschii subsp. strangulata cultivar AL8/78 chromosome 4, Aet v6.0, whole genome shotgun sequence genome encodes the following:
- the LOC109787574 gene encoding uncharacterized protein yields the protein MGHHVRRLVLVLLFAAAAMATSEVETTPPIPDQIVLPPLPSPADIPVTPPCLKSISVCALVYQDPSQLAPCCVAVKKLFGSDPECICNGIAEAQKVAKQSGLNYTVDGQEMFRRCEMPLTSCDPEKPGSQSIGNGAPTTRSFGVFQILLVIPLFFMM from the exons ATGGGTCACCACGTCCGCCGATTAGTCCTGGTGCTCCTCTTCGCTGCCGCGGCCATGGCGACTAGCGAAGTGGAGACGACGCCACCGATCCCGGACCAGATAGTCCTCCCGCCACTCCCGTCGCCGGCCGACATCCCGGTCACGCCGCCGTGTCTGAAGAGCATATCCGTGTGCGCACTCGTCTACCAGGACCCCTCCCAGCTGGCACCGTGCTGCGTCGCCGTCAAGAAGCTCTTCGGCAGCGACCCGGAGTGCATCTGCAACGGAATCGCTGAGGCTCAGAAGGTCGCAAAGCAGTCCGGCCTCAACTACACCGTCGACGGCCAGGAGATGTTTCGCCGGTGCGAGATGCCTCTCACCAGCTGCGACCCCGAAAAACCAG GATCACAAAGCATTGGAAATGGAGCCCCTACTACGAGGTCCTTTGGTGTCTTTCAGATCCTACTTGTCATCCCATTATTCTTCATGATGTAA